The DNA window GGCATCTGGTTCATCAGCCGCGCCATCGCTGCCCCCGTGATGCGGGCCGCCAGGATGCTGGGCGAGATCGCCGACGGTAACGGCGACCTGAGCCGCCGCATGCGCGTGGAATCCGAGGACGAGGTCGGCAAGCTGGCCGATGCGTTCAACCGCTTCATCTCGTCGCTGAACGGCACGATCCTGCAGGTGCGCAGCAGCGCCGAGCAGATTTCCTCCGCCACCGGCGAGATCGCCACCGGCAACCTCGACCTGTCGAACCGCACCGAGGCGCAGGCATCGAACCTGGAGGAAACCGCCGCGGCAATGGAAGAACTGACGGCGACCGTGCGCCAGAACGCCGACAACGCCGCCCAGGCCAATACGCTGGTGGCCTCCACCGCCGATGCGGCGCGCAAGGGCGGCACCGTGGTGTCGCAGGTGGTCGACATGATGGGCGCGATCACCGACAGCTCGCGCCGGATTTCCGACATCATCGGCGTCATCGACGGCATCGCGTTCCAGACCAATATCCTGGCGCTCAATGCCGCTGTCGAAGCGGCGCGCGCGGGCGAACAGGGGCGCGGCTTCGCCGTCGTCGCTTCCGAAGTGCGCAACCTGGCGCAGCGTTCGGCCACGGCCGCGAAGGAAATCAAGGACCTGATCCTGGCTTCCGTCGACCAGGTCAGTGCCGGCAGCAGGCTGGCCGACGGCGCCGGGCAGGCGATGGGCGAGATCGTGCATTCGGTGCAGCAGGTGGCCGACCTGGTGGCGCAGATTGCCAATGCCAGCGATGAACAGAGCAAAGGCATCGGCCAGGTCAACGGCGCGATCACCGAGATGGACGATGTGACGCAGCAAAATGCGGCGCTGGTGGAAGAAGCGGCAGCCGCCGCCGAATCGCTGCGCATGCAGGCCGCCGCGCTGGAACAGGTGGTGGGCACGTTCAAGCTCGACGCGTCGGCCGCTGCCGCTGCCGCTGCTGGTACTGGTCTCGCGGTGGCGCCGCGCGCCGCGCTCAGGGTTCGCTGAAGAACGCCGTCGGCGTCGTGCCGAAGGTTTTCCGGAACATCTGCGAAAACGCCGACTGGCTGGCATAGCCCAGCTCTTCGGCGACCCGCGCCAGCGGCATGCCGCCGGCGATCATCGGCGCGGCGTGGGCCAGGCGCACCTGCTGGCGCCACTGGCCGAAGCTCATGCCGAGCTCCTTTTCGAACAGCCGCGCCAGCGTACGTTCCGATGCGCCGACCTGGCCGGCCCACCCGGCCAGCGTGAGCGGCGCGCCGGGCGTGTCGACCAGGCGGGCGCACAGGGTTTGCAGCCGCTTGTCCCGTGGCAGCGGCACGCGGATCGGCCGCGTTTCACAGCGCGCCAGTTCATCGAGCATCAATTCCGACAGCATGGTGGCGCGCGGCGACGGCGCCAGCGGCGGCAGCTGTTCCAGTGCCAGGATCAGTTCGCGCAGCAAGGTGGACACTTCCAGCACCCGGCACGCCTCGGCCGGGAACGGCGCCCGTTCGGCGAGGATGCGCACCGGCCGCAGCCGGGTAGCCTGCAAGACCGTGACCGCATGTTCGACACCCGGCGCGATCCACACCGCGCGCGATGGCGGCACGATCCACGTGCTGTCGGCGGTCGCCACGCGCAACACCCCATCGATCGAATGCGTCAATTGGCCCCACCCGTGCGTGTGCGGCAGCATCGCGTCGCGGCGGTCCAGGTCGCGGGCGATCAGCGTGATGGGCCGTTCGGGCGTGGGCTCGAAACCGTCCGGATAGGGCATCGTATGCCGGACGACTGGAACCGGTGCGGGAATCGACATGGCAGGATCTCGACAAAAGTTGACATCTTAGTTCAAAACAGACGCCATCGTTTTTCTTACACTGCCGTTTTAAGCAGGAGATGCAATGAAGAACGATGACACCTTCCGGCAGGATGCCCGCGTGATCGGCCTGGTCGGCCTGGCCCACGGCACGTCCCATTTCTACCACCTGATCCTTGCCGCGCTGTTCCCCTGGCTGAAGCCGGCATTCGACCTGAGTTATGCGGAGCTGGGCCTGTTGTTGACGGTATTTTTCGTTGTCTCCGGCGTGGGGCAGGCGTGTGCCGGCTTTGTTGTCGACCGGGTAGGGGCACGGCGCGTGCTCTTCTTCGGTGTCGGCATGCTGGGCGTGTCGGCGCTGGTGCTGTCGGTGGCGGGCAGCTACCTGGCCTTGATGGCCGGCGCGCTGCTGGCCGGCATCGGCAACAGCATCTTCCACCCGGCCGACTACACGCTGCTGAACCAGCGCGTGTCGCGCGAGCGGCTGGCACACGGCTTTTCGGTGCACGGTATCAGCGGCAATCTCGGCTGGGCGGCGTCGCCGCTGTTCATGACGACCGTCGCGGCGCTGGCCAGCTGGCGCACCGCGCTGGCGCTGGCCGCGCTGCTGCCGTTCGCCGTGCTGCTCGTGCTGGTGCTGAACCGCGATGCGCTGCGCCCGAACCCGCCACAGCATGCCGGCGCGCAGGAAGGCGGGGAGGGCACGCTGGCCTTCCTGCGGCTGCCTTCCGTGTGGATGTGCTTTGCCTTCTTCTTCCTGACGGCGGTGGCGCTGGGCGGTATCCAGGCGTTCGCGGCGATCGGGCTGGAGCAGCTGTATGGCATCTCGCGCGAACTGGCCACGGGGTCCTACACGGCCTACATGCTGGCGTCTGCCGCGGGCATGGTGGCGGGCGGCTTTGTCGGCGCCGGTTCCGGCAACCATGACCGCACCATCGCGATTGCGTTCGCGATCGCCGCCGGGCTGGCGCTGGTGCTGGGCATGGCCGTGGTGCCGGGCTGGCTGGCGCTGCCGCTGATGGCGCTGATCGGCTTCTGTTCCGGCGTGGCCGGGCCGTCGCGCGACCTGATGATCCGCGCCGCCGCGCCAAAGAACGCCACGGGGCGGGTGTACGGCGTGGTGTATTCCGGGCTCGATACCGGCCTGTCGGTGGGGCCGCTGATGTTCGGCGCCGTGATGGACGCGGGCCATCCGGGCTGGCTGTTCGCCGGCATCGCCTTGTTCCAGGCGCTGGCGATCGGCACGGCGGTCGGGGTGGGCGGCAGTACCCGCGCCATGGGATTGAAAAGCGCCTGACTGCTAGAATCGGAGCACGTCAACCATCCGGGGAATCCGATGAGCCGCAGTGCCGCTTTTTCCACTGATTTCGTCACCGATTTTGCCACCGCCGACCTGTGCGACGACAACGCCATCCTGCTCGAGGA is part of the Pseudoduganella lutea genome and encodes:
- a CDS encoding methyl-accepting chemotaxis protein codes for the protein MLSMGLCLLVFMVISSVLSVTMNGNRARERAVAQELPAQVGEIRNDILRQIGQALAVAQTLANDTYVHAWEDAGLPEAGAAAWTTYASHLKAKNKAATVFWVSKDTGKYFTDGGYGRTLSPNAASDGWFYGFLSSNVPYRLDIDKDAGSSDYMLFINNRVQTAGGKLAVAGIGLAVNDLATTIRNYRLGETGTVSLVRPNGTLLIDRDPQLADGKHALQDQPGFDAGVVKALLGEQSFAHAAIDGPEGRLFVASSYIKELNLYVLARVPEREVLGDIARSATISALIAGLVGGIIGLAGIWFISRAIAAPVMRAARMLGEIADGNGDLSRRMRVESEDEVGKLADAFNRFISSLNGTILQVRSSAEQISSATGEIATGNLDLSNRTEAQASNLEETAAAMEELTATVRQNADNAAQANTLVASTADAARKGGTVVSQVVDMMGAITDSSRRISDIIGVIDGIAFQTNILALNAAVEAARAGEQGRGFAVVASEVRNLAQRSATAAKEIKDLILASVDQVSAGSRLADGAGQAMGEIVHSVQQVADLVAQIANASDEQSKGIGQVNGAITEMDDVTQQNAALVEEAAAAAESLRMQAAALEQVVGTFKLDASAAAAAAAGTGLAVAPRAALRVR
- a CDS encoding MFS transporter: MKNDDTFRQDARVIGLVGLAHGTSHFYHLILAALFPWLKPAFDLSYAELGLLLTVFFVVSGVGQACAGFVVDRVGARRVLFFGVGMLGVSALVLSVAGSYLALMAGALLAGIGNSIFHPADYTLLNQRVSRERLAHGFSVHGISGNLGWAASPLFMTTVAALASWRTALALAALLPFAVLLVLVLNRDALRPNPPQHAGAQEGGEGTLAFLRLPSVWMCFAFFFLTAVALGGIQAFAAIGLEQLYGISRELATGSYTAYMLASAAGMVAGGFVGAGSGNHDRTIAIAFAIAAGLALVLGMAVVPGWLALPLMALIGFCSGVAGPSRDLMIRAAAPKNATGRVYGVVYSGLDTGLSVGPLMFGAVMDAGHPGWLFAGIALFQALAIGTAVGVGGSTRAMGLKSA
- a CDS encoding helix-turn-helix transcriptional regulator, whose amino-acid sequence is MSIPAPVPVVRHTMPYPDGFEPTPERPITLIARDLDRRDAMLPHTHGWGQLTHSIDGVLRVATADSTWIVPPSRAVWIAPGVEHAVTVLQATRLRPVRILAERAPFPAEACRVLEVSTLLRELILALEQLPPLAPSPRATMLSELMLDELARCETRPIRVPLPRDKRLQTLCARLVDTPGAPLTLAGWAGQVGASERTLARLFEKELGMSFGQWRQQVRLAHAAPMIAGGMPLARVAEELGYASQSAFSQMFRKTFGTTPTAFFSEP